The following are encoded in a window of Longimicrobium sp. genomic DNA:
- a CDS encoding beta-ketoacyl synthase N-terminal-like domain-containing protein, giving the protein MSEAEYGMEHERSRDFDVAVIGMAGRFPGASDLEAFWRNLREGVESITHFSADELRAAGIPESELADPGYVRSIGRLRDVQHFDAGFFGYSPREAEMLEPGHRLFLECAWEALEDAGHVPGSGGRVGVYAGAGQSGYAERHVMGNPALLASVGAFGAHLASGKDFLATRASYKLDLRGPSLNVQTACSTALVAVHLAVQSLLSGECEVALAGGATVLVPQDTGYLHAPGSITSPDGHCRAFDARSAGTLSGSGVGVVVLKRLADALRDGDPIRAVIRGSAVNNDGAAKVAYTAPGVEGQAAVIGEALAAADVDADTVTYVEAHGSGTDLGDTLEIAALTRAFRAHTDRAGYCAVGAVKTNVGHLDTAAGIAGFIKTVLALEHREIPPTVHFESPNPAIAFAGSPFFVAAGEARAWETVDGAPRRAGVSSFGIGGTNAHVVLEEAPARAPSGPSRPWQLLTLSARSREAVDAAAARLADHLREHPDLPLADVAFTLREGRKAFAHRRAVVLRQGEDPTTVMAAPDRTISGVVEGESRTVAFLFPGLGDQYPGMAHGLYAAEPVFRAEVDRCAEILRPLMGMDIREVMFPGDAPSDAVPAAGFDMRRMLGRDTAVDPAAERLNHTEIAQPAVFVIDYALAKLWMSWGIVPAAVIGHSLGEYAAACIARILPLEDALALVADRARIIQALPGGVMLSVSAAPGELRPHLPAGVAIATINAPGLCVAAGPEEGVSILERRLGERGIVARRLATTHAFHSPMMAPAAEQLAARIAQTRLRPPSIPLLSNVTGTWISDAEATDPAYWTRHMLGTVRFADGISELLKEPGRILLEVGPGQTLSTFVRQRQGDAEPPAAVIPSLRYAYDRKPDAPFLLEALGRLWASGASPDWTALRGDESRLRVRLPTYPWERQRYWIEAPSADAVATPVSVGRRADPAEWTYVPAWTRTPPPPASPEPKRVLVLSAGPFGERVASALREAGHELILARAGDHFASDGHLRVLRPRERGDHRALVDSLAADELQPDVVVDARPVDSDPGEAFGSLLLLADALGEAKLVVVTAAAHEVVGDEEIDPRAAAIHGACAVLPREYPSLSCRVVDVVRPAAESGELAAMLAADVVGGSDDPVTAYRGRHRWVRTFKPFPAPRAAALREGGAYLLIGDAAGRNARIAEVMAATPGVRIALAAPSIPPDLPRALEAAGAVTLAIATDPADAQSLARAVAETEARFGRIDGVVYSPELGDAAGLALVSEAEPATWAAQVAEVEQTLAALDEALARRTPGFCLVESSLAGVLGVVGRVRHAAANALTDAFSTHRREKGRRGWTSVAWDRWIGDEESADDGLRASEIAAALERVLALASEPVVLVSTADLDERVRAAAAPQPAAAADAGTLYARPADAGSYAAPTNEVEEKLAALWQELLGIERVGIHDDFFGLGGHSLLATQIVSRVRVMFRVDLRLAAIFEAPTVARMSELIEDAIIAELEALSDEEVAALVAR; this is encoded by the coding sequence ATGAGCGAGGCGGAATACGGGATGGAGCACGAGCGCAGCCGCGACTTCGACGTGGCCGTGATCGGGATGGCGGGGCGCTTTCCGGGCGCGAGCGACCTGGAGGCGTTCTGGCGCAACCTGCGCGAGGGAGTGGAGTCCATCACCCACTTCAGCGCGGACGAGCTGCGCGCGGCCGGCATCCCCGAGAGCGAGCTGGCCGACCCCGGCTACGTGCGCTCCATCGGGCGCCTGCGCGACGTGCAGCACTTCGACGCCGGCTTCTTCGGCTACAGCCCGCGCGAGGCCGAGATGCTGGAGCCGGGGCACCGCCTCTTCCTGGAGTGCGCCTGGGAGGCACTCGAAGACGCCGGCCACGTCCCCGGCAGCGGCGGGCGCGTGGGCGTGTACGCCGGCGCCGGCCAGAGCGGCTACGCCGAGCGCCACGTGATGGGCAACCCCGCGCTGCTGGCGTCCGTCGGCGCGTTCGGGGCGCACCTGGCCAGCGGCAAGGATTTCCTGGCCACCCGCGCCTCGTACAAGCTCGACCTGCGCGGCCCCAGTCTGAACGTGCAGACGGCCTGCTCCACCGCCCTTGTCGCCGTCCACCTGGCCGTGCAGAGCCTGCTCTCCGGCGAGTGCGAGGTGGCGCTGGCGGGCGGCGCCACCGTGCTGGTGCCGCAGGACACCGGCTACCTGCACGCCCCCGGCAGCATCACCTCGCCCGACGGGCACTGCCGCGCCTTCGACGCCCGGTCCGCGGGGACGCTCTCGGGGAGCGGCGTGGGCGTCGTCGTCCTCAAGCGCCTGGCCGACGCGCTGCGCGACGGCGACCCCATCCGCGCGGTGATCCGCGGCAGCGCGGTGAACAACGACGGCGCGGCGAAAGTGGCCTATACCGCGCCCGGCGTCGAAGGCCAGGCCGCCGTCATCGGCGAGGCGCTGGCCGCCGCGGACGTGGACGCGGACACCGTCACCTACGTCGAGGCGCACGGGAGCGGCACCGACCTGGGCGACACGCTGGAGATCGCCGCGCTGACGCGTGCCTTCCGCGCCCACACCGACCGCGCCGGCTACTGCGCGGTGGGCGCGGTGAAGACCAACGTCGGCCACCTCGACACGGCGGCGGGGATCGCGGGCTTCATCAAGACCGTGCTGGCGCTGGAGCACCGGGAGATCCCGCCCACCGTGCACTTCGAATCTCCCAACCCGGCGATCGCCTTCGCCGGCTCGCCCTTCTTCGTCGCCGCGGGCGAGGCGCGGGCATGGGAGACGGTGGACGGGGCGCCGCGGCGCGCCGGGGTGAGCTCGTTCGGCATCGGCGGGACGAACGCGCACGTGGTGCTGGAAGAGGCGCCCGCGCGCGCGCCGTCCGGCCCGTCGCGCCCGTGGCAGCTGCTGACGCTCTCCGCGCGCTCGCGCGAGGCGGTGGACGCGGCGGCCGCGCGGCTGGCGGACCATCTCCGAGAACATCCCGATCTCCCGCTGGCGGACGTCGCGTTCACGCTGCGCGAGGGGCGGAAGGCGTTCGCCCACCGCCGGGCCGTCGTCCTCCGCCAGGGCGAGGATCCGACGACGGTCATGGCCGCGCCCGACCGCACGATCAGCGGTGTCGTCGAGGGGGAGAGCCGCACCGTCGCCTTCCTCTTCCCCGGGCTGGGCGACCAGTACCCGGGGATGGCGCACGGGCTGTACGCGGCCGAGCCCGTCTTCCGCGCCGAGGTCGACCGCTGCGCCGAGATCCTGCGCCCGCTGATGGGGATGGACATCCGCGAGGTGATGTTCCCCGGCGACGCGCCGTCCGACGCGGTGCCCGCCGCCGGCTTCGACATGCGGCGCATGCTGGGGCGCGACACCGCCGTCGACCCGGCGGCCGAGCGGCTGAACCACACCGAGATCGCGCAGCCCGCCGTCTTCGTCATCGACTACGCGCTGGCGAAGCTGTGGATGAGCTGGGGGATCGTCCCCGCCGCCGTGATCGGCCACTCGCTGGGCGAGTACGCGGCGGCCTGCATCGCCAGGATCCTGCCGCTGGAGGACGCGCTGGCGCTGGTGGCCGACCGCGCCCGCATCATCCAGGCGCTCCCCGGCGGCGTGATGCTCTCCGTCTCCGCCGCGCCCGGCGAGCTCCGTCCCCACCTCCCCGCCGGCGTCGCCATCGCGACGATCAACGCGCCGGGGCTGTGCGTGGCGGCCGGGCCGGAGGAGGGCGTCTCCATCCTCGAACGGCGCTTGGGAGAGAGGGGGATCGTGGCGCGGCGGCTGGCCACCACGCACGCCTTCCACTCGCCGATGATGGCGCCCGCGGCGGAGCAGCTGGCCGCGCGGATCGCGCAGACGCGCCTGCGCCCGCCCTCCATCCCCCTGCTGTCGAACGTGACGGGGACGTGGATCTCCGACGCGGAGGCCACCGACCCGGCGTACTGGACGCGCCACATGCTGGGGACGGTGCGCTTCGCGGACGGCATCTCCGAGCTGCTGAAGGAGCCGGGGCGCATCCTCCTCGAAGTCGGCCCGGGGCAGACGCTCTCCACCTTCGTCCGCCAGCGCCAGGGCGACGCCGAGCCGCCCGCGGCAGTGATCCCCTCGCTGCGCTACGCGTACGACCGCAAGCCCGACGCGCCGTTCCTGCTCGAGGCGCTGGGCCGGCTCTGGGCCTCCGGCGCCTCGCCCGACTGGACGGCGCTCCGGGGAGATGAATCGCGCCTGCGCGTGCGCCTGCCGACGTACCCGTGGGAGCGGCAGCGCTACTGGATCGAGGCGCCGTCCGCGGACGCCGTCGCCACGCCCGTCTCCGTCGGACGGCGCGCCGACCCGGCGGAGTGGACGTACGTCCCCGCATGGACGCGCACGCCCCCGCCGCCCGCGTCGCCGGAGCCGAAGCGCGTGCTCGTCCTCTCCGCCGGCCCGTTCGGCGAGCGGGTGGCGTCGGCGCTGCGCGAGGCCGGGCACGAGCTGATTCTCGCCCGCGCCGGCGACCACTTCGCCAGCGACGGGCACCTGCGCGTCCTGCGCCCCCGCGAGCGCGGCGACCATCGCGCGCTGGTCGATTCGCTCGCCGCCGACGAGCTGCAGCCGGACGTGGTGGTCGACGCACGCCCGGTGGACAGCGATCCGGGCGAGGCGTTCGGCTCGCTCCTCCTCCTGGCCGACGCGCTGGGTGAGGCGAAGCTGGTCGTCGTCACCGCCGCGGCGCACGAGGTGGTGGGCGATGAGGAGATCGATCCGCGCGCGGCCGCCATCCACGGCGCCTGCGCCGTGCTCCCGCGCGAGTACCCGTCGCTGTCGTGCCGCGTGGTGGACGTCGTCCGTCCCGCGGCCGAGAGCGGCGAGCTGGCCGCGATGCTGGCGGCCGACGTGGTGGGCGGGTCGGACGATCCCGTGACGGCGTACCGCGGACGCCACCGCTGGGTGCGCACCTTCAAGCCCTTCCCCGCCCCGCGCGCGGCCGCGCTCCGCGAAGGCGGCGCCTACCTGCTGATCGGCGACGCGGCGGGCCGCAACGCGCGCATCGCCGAGGTGATGGCCGCCACGCCCGGCGTGCGCATCGCCCTGGCCGCGCCGTCCATCCCCCCCGATCTCCCGCGCGCGCTGGAAGCCGCCGGAGCGGTGACGCTGGCAATCGCCACCGATCCCGCCGACGCGCAGTCGCTGGCGCGGGCCGTGGCCGAGACGGAGGCGCGGTTCGGCCGCATCGACGGCGTGGTCTACTCGCCGGAGCTGGGCGACGCCGCCGGCCTGGCGCTGGTCTCCGAGGCTGAGCCGGCAACGTGGGCCGCGCAGGTCGCGGAGGTGGAGCAGACACTGGCCGCGCTCGACGAGGCGCTGGCGAGGCGGACGCCGGGCTTCTGCCTGGTGGAGTCGTCGCTGGCGGGAGTGCTGGGCGTCGTCGGCCGGGTGCGCCACGCCGCCGCCAACGCGCTGACCGACGCCTTCTCGACGCATCGACGGGAGAAAGGCCGCCGCGGCTGGACCAGCGTCGCGTGGGATCGGTGGATCGGGGACGAGGAATCAGCCGACGACGGACTCCGCGCATCTGAGATCGCCGCGGCGCTGGAGCGGGTGCTGGCGCTGGCGTCCGAGCCGGTGGTGCTGGTCTCCACCGCCGACCTGGACGAGCGCGTGCGCGCGGCCGCCGCGCCGCAGCCCGCCGCGGCCGCGGACGCCGGGACGCTGTACGCGCGGCCCGCGGACGCCGGGAGCTACGCCGCGCCGACCAACGAGGTGGAAGAGAAGCTCGCCGCCCTCTGGCAGGAGCTGCTGGGGATCGAGCGGGTGGGGATCCACGACGACTTCTTCGGGCTGGGCGGGCACTCGCTGCTGGCCACGCAGATCGTGTCGCGGGTGCGCGTGATGTTCCGCGTGGACCTGCGCCTGGCCGCCATCTTCGAGGCCCCGACGGTGGCCCGGATGTCCGAACTGATCGAAGACGCCATCATCGCCGAGCTCGAAGCGCTCAGCGACGAAGAGGTGGCGGCGCTGGTAGCGAGGTAG